The sequence CCAGAGGCATCGATTACAACCTTGGCTTCCAATGCCACCGGATCAACGCATGTTATGTTTCTTGGTAGTGCTGAGACGGGCATCCAGTTCACAACGACACCGGTAACCCTCTTGTCCCTAAGTACCAGATCATCGAATTTAGTCAAGTTAAGGAATTTGACACCGGCATCGCATGCAGCAGCTATGAGTTTGGAACAAGCATTGGGTCCAGGTGTCGCATATAGTCCGTCAGCCACCTGCTTGTATTGAATTTTAAGTTCATCAAATATCTTCTGCGCAGGTGCTCTAACAGTCACAGGATTCATCATATAGCCGCCGACCCAGAAACCTCCTCCTATGTAGTTATTCTGTTCTACTATCAGTGTCTTGAATTTCATACTAGCGAGTTCCTTACCTGCCATTAATCCAGAAGGGCCTGCCCCAAGTATTATCACATCGGCATCTGCATACTCTGTCAATGTCTCATGGAACATATCTGCAATAGCCCTAGTGATCTCTTTCTCTCCAACTTTTGCAAATATTGGCATGGTAGCACCTTCTTCAGATGGATATTAATACTTTCTATAAACATGCATCAGGTGTGATTCATAATATTAGGGCTGTAGTGATAGCAGGTGGTCGTGGAACAAGGCTCTACCCATTAACACGTAACAGGGCAAAATGCATGTTGCCTATTAATGGCAAACCATTGCTTGAACACGTTATTCGATACCTTGCAAGTTATGGATTCACGGAAATTGTGGTTACAGTAGGGAAAAAGCGGAAGCAGATTGTAGAATATTTTGGCGATGGTTCCAAATTGGGGGTCAGCTTGTTGTATTCCCTTGAAAAAAAGGCGTTGGGTACGGCAGGTTCATTCAAGAATGCTGAGAAACTAATCAGTAACACCACATTGGTTATGCAAGGAGATACTCTTACCGACTTTAACCTTAATAAAATAATGTCCTTCCATAAAAAGAAAAAGGCCCTGGCTACAATAGCAGTTACGCGTGCAGAGGATACTAAAGAATATGGTGTCGTAGGAATTGATGCATATAATAGGATAATCGACTTTTGGGAGAAACCTAAAGAAAGTATGGGCAACCTCGTTAACTCTGGTATTTATGTATTAGAGCGTGATGTGCTTAATCTTATACCAGAGAACACAAAATTTGATTTTTCTGGAGATCTATTTCCGTTGCTGTTGAAAAGGCGACTGCCCTTTTATGCTTTAGAAATGGAGGGGTATTGGTTTGATATAGGCACGCCTGAAAACTATAAAAAAGCTGTGGAGTATGCCATGCGCAGGTATAAAGTTAGGAAAAACATTAATGATCGGCTACTATCATGACCCCAGGCATTGTACAGAGAAATAATATAGATTACATCTACGTGTTTATTCCATGAATGTATTACACGTGACAGAATGCAGTTTTTATTGCAAGATAAACAATTAATGTATATAGCCATGACAGTTCGTCATATTGACAGTTTTGATACCCGTAGAAAAGCCCTGTGGTTATCCGGGATGATGATCTGCATGGGTTTTGTGAGCATAGTAATGTATATGGGTTCGACTATATTTTATCCAATCCTACAGTTCAATGAATTCTTCGGTCTCGCTCTTCATAACGATATACAGACGGTATTACTGGATCGATATGTTAACTATCTTCCCACGGTGGTATTTGGAATAATGTCGGTCGTTACTGGTAATTTGGTTTGGTACAGGAACAAAGGAATTGACGATCATGTAATAGCAGCGCTATTCGTAGCGTTTTTTGTGGCATTTGTTTTACTGTTGCTAGCTATGTAAATATTGCAAGTCATGAAAGATTTCAGTTCTAACCAATGGAAAACAATCGCGTAGCCAATAGCAGATTAGTCAAGTCGCGTACGTAATCATAGAAAAATACATGTGATATAATTAGAACAGGTACATATGCTAATTTTGTCTTCTTGCTGTACACATAAGCCACAAATCCCACTATTCCTACAAGCGCCAAGTTACGTGCCAGAGCTAGTAATGGCTGTTCATATATTATGTAGCTGAAGGGGTTAGACTCGTAACCATAACCGGCTTCTATAATATACAAGGTAAGATACCATGCCAGACCGGTAGAGAATGCAGCCAAAATTGTTAGTGCAGGTATCAGGTGATTCATAGTAAAATTTTGATTGTGCACAACGCAATTGTAACTGTTCAAAACTAATAAAATTTTGTAGTAATTCTGGCATCAGACTGACATTAATATGTTACACATTTACATTAACGCTAACCGATATTCCTGTTGTTATTAGACCTCTTGCGTAATTGGAGATGCGGTAGCAGCATCGGCTGCTTCCACGCATGTCATAACACAAATCCCTTGCTCCTCATCGTCCTGAAGTTCACGAGCCCGCACACGATATCTGAAGCATCGTCATAATGCTTGAGCCTGTTCCTGAATCTGTTACCCATTATGCCAAACTTCTTCACCTTACTTATTACATGCTCGACCCTAACTCTCTTCCTTGCAACTTTCCTGTTGTACCTCCTTTCTCCTTTTGTTAGCTTCCTCTTTCTCCTCTTCTTTACAGGGATGACCCATTTCGCCTCAGGAAAATCTCTCTGCACCCCCTTGTATCCAAGATCAACGTATCTCTCAACCTCTGAAGGGATCTTGGGATGGTTCTCCTTGAATATAGCATAATCATGCTTCCTTCCTTTTTCATGACCAGTCCTATGAAGTATCAGTCCATCAGCATTTACCATGTAGTGTCTTGACAGTATGCCTCTTCTTCTTGCCCGAATAGTAGCTCTTCCTCCTCCGCCTGTTCATGGGTCTGGGTATCTCCTGCTCTGAAGAATCGATGAAGGCCTTGAATCCAGGGAAGTATTTCTCAACCTCTTCTATGGTTCTGGCCCTTCTAGCATTCTTGTAGACCTTCTTTGGCAATGGGATGCACTCCTTCACCAATGGTTCAAGCATATGTATATCTCTACACATTGCTCTGGTCAAGGTTAAACAGAAAGCCAGAGAGTGTATGTTATGTATAGCCTGTAATGGACAAGGAGCATGAGCAATCTTTCTTTAAGAGCAAGTTTGAATGGTCTTCCAGCACCAACATCCCTTTCTCTTCTCTTCCTCCTGGATAGACGCTTTCTTTCATATTCATCGTATTTTGCTAATATCTTTCTGTAGATAGCGTCGAATTCTGCTACCTCCACTCCTGTGAATGATTTGAATAGAGATGGTTTCTTGGACAGACGGACATAGTTCAGCATGCTATACCTATGTAGGAAGCCTGATCTGATCGTTTCGACACCGCTACAAGGAGTACTTCTACTAATTACGCAAGAGGTCTATTGTTATATTCAGCTAACAAACGCTTTTACAAAATCCGCATAGGAATCTCTTATTTTAGCAATCCTTGGCGGGTTCTTAAAGCCATATGAACAGATAACGTCCCTTAAAGATAACTTGTTATAATCTTTGCAATATTTTATCGCACGAGCAATATCAAACAACACATTGCACGCATTTGCGCCATCACTAGTACGCAGTGTGATATCCATTATTGCTGGGCTATTAAGAAAGCCCTCGCTATAAATCCAGTAGTAACTTACCCTCCAGTCATTAAGAAAATCCGTATATTCTGTTGTACCCGCAACAGAATCGAACTCGTATGGCGCCTCGCTATTTATTGTTGATGTCTTTATCTTCCTCTTCATAGCCTTGATATGCTCCTCAGTGGTATTCAGAGTTTCCATACTACCGCCCACATCCAATTGGTAGCTCTTCTTTACTCTTACGCCCCTCTGCACCATAAAGTCAATCATGCCTTTATGAAAGGCAGTACCCCCAAATTGACTCATTAAATCATCACCAACCAGCATTAGGCCCGAACTGGCAAACCTATTTAAAAGTTCGCTTTGGGTAATCGGTGCAGGTGTAGCGTTAACGAAACTCGCGCCTGAATCCAAAGCACACTCAGCATATCTACTTGTTGTGTTATTCAGACCAGATGATATCAGATTAATCACTATGTCAGGTTTACTATCCTTCATGACCTGTAAGACATTTTCATAGCTATCACTTTTAACATCAATAACACCGTTAAGGTGTGAAGGAAGATTGTCTGACAAAATGCCATTTTTGACTTGAACATTCATATTCTTAACATCCAAATGCTTTCTGGCCTTTCCTACAAATATGCTCTCAGATATATCAAGACCGACTTTCGTAGCATCTATATCAAATGCAGACACTATCTTAATATCTGAAGCTTTGTAACCACCTACTGTCGGATGCCACAAGCCATCAGCCCTTTTATCACCATAAAACTGAATACCCTGTACCAAGGTGCTTGCAACATTGCCAATGCCCACAAGTGCAACTCTTACTTCTGACATGGTTTAACTGCCTCAACCCCGTTTTCGATTTACTCCTTACCACCAATTGCCCTATATATGAACTTCGCAGAACCTCATAAAATAACAAGCTATACTGAGCGACCTAATTTCGAGATCCAGAAGCTCCTCGCTCGTATTTGAGCGTAGTCCTAGTTCTTGCAACCGGAAATTTAGGAAATAGCATGTTTCTGCAGTATATGGGAATGGGAGCGTTTAGGCATTCTATGAGCATAAATGGGAAAAGTTATGTTATGCTATGCTACGTAACGTAAGAAAATTTATGCAAATACACGTGCATAAAGTATCGAGGGGGAGGGGTACGTATATAAAGAAGTTAGAGCGCATATGCATGAAAGGAAGTATGGGGGTAGGTACAATATATAGAACATAGCTCAATTGTATTCCTCGTACCACAAAATATTCCACTAATGGCTACAATTCTTCAGTGATGTTAGATCACGAATTTAGGAAAACAGGTATAGAAAGAACTAGGTAATCGTACTGTGCCTTATCTTTTCATTGACCTTGGCCTCGATGTTTGAAAGCAACTCCATAATATTACTCTTGTTTGCATTAAGGTAATCCTGACCTTTGTCCTTCATTCTTAAATGGTAAACGCGCAAGTCTCGATGTTCCTCAAAGAAGTTTTCGATAAGAATATTCCCGAACTCTCTCGGTTCTATGAGTTTGGAAATGGTGGTAGAGGCGCTTTGCAGATCCCCCTTTTCTACAGCATGTTTTGTTCTTGCTATGTGTTCACTAAGATCTTTTAACTGCAACACCGGACCGGCGATCTCCCTTGGCCTTCCTCCAAAGGGTCTTTCCTTCTCTACACCAATCTTTTCGGCCAGTTCTCTCGTCAGGGTGTAAGATTCTTCCTTTCCGAATCCCAGACCACGTTTCTCCCGTCGTATTATCAAACCCTTCAGGAGCAGATTGTTTATCGCCTCTTCAATATCCTCTCTATCCATACCAGTTATCCATACCATCTTTCCTACAACATCGTAACCAACGCGGATAGCTTCTAAAACAACCACCTCTATTATCCTTCTGAATATTATTTCTCCCCTAGCATTTTCGAAATCCCTATCCTTAACTGCCTTTTTAGCATAGGAAATATCTATTTCAATAGCTCTTTTCAATGCGTCAAGAGATTCATCGATCTTTCTTGTTAGGGAAAGATAGCATGCTTTGTTATACCATGCCATGCCATCGTTTGGATTTATATCTATTGCCTTTTCCGCACATTCTATTGCCTTCTCATAATTCTTCATCTTGTAATATGCAAGTCCTTTCATGTTCCATGCTTCAGCATTGTTTAGATCAATTTCCAATGCCTTATCATAGGATGCTATAGCTTGTGCATAATCATCCAAATGAAAGTGACAGTAACCCTTCTTTATCCAAGCGTCCACATATGAAGGATCGATTCTTAATGCCAAGTCGAATGCGTGTATAGCCTCATGCAGTTTTTCAGATGCCATAAGGTTAATACCCTTCTTGTAAAGATCCTTCTTGGCAAATTCGGATCCTCTAGCATTCGTGCTCTGGTTATTGCTAGTTTCCTCTCTCGAATCTGACCTGTCCAGAAATCTACCCACAAATATTTAGGTTCCATTACCGCATAAATAGATTTTGGTGCTGCATAATTCGTTATTAGTATGGAAAATAGAAAGTATATTTAGAACAGAAACTTCTCATACTTATGACAGAATCTAACATGCCTGATAAGATTGAGTTCAAGATGCTCGATCACGAAAGAGTCGGAACCGACACTGTTATGTTTAAGCTGGAGGATGGTACCATTGTGAAGGTCAAGGTGGATTTAGATAGAGCTGGTATAGCTATTAACTTCAAGAACCCTGATGGAACGGCGCACTATGCAGTAAATACATCTGTGAAGGTGTCTGTGATCCCCCCTGACAGGAAATTTACTTTGTCGAAGAACCAAGTTAAAGCGCAACCAAGCAAACCTCCTAGTCATATGATTACCTAGGTTTTGATTGTTTAGTACGACATCTGATTCCCTTATTCGCAAATTGACATTATGTAATCATCGCTAGATAATAGGATTTGAACGTACGTATAGAGTAACAGAATTGATGTCCTTCCTGAGCACATGTATTGCGATCTGGAAGAAGTGCAGAACATCATAAGAACCAAAGTTTTGCTTTTTCGT comes from Nitrososphaerales archaeon and encodes:
- a CDS encoding sulfide-dependent adenosine diphosphate thiazole synthase yields the protein MPIFAKVGEKEITRAIADMFHETLTEYADADVIILGAGPSGLMAGKELASMKFKTLIVEQNNYIGGGFWVGGYMMNPVTVRAPAQKIFDELKIQYKQVADGLYATPGPNACSKLIAAACDAGVKFLNLTKFDDLVLRDKRVTGVVVNWMPVSALPRNITCVDPVALEAKVVIDASGHDSVAVKRLKERGLVNFAGMNPMWVEQSEDLVVEHTGEVFPGLIAAGMAVTETFGLPRMGPTFGGMLLSGKKAAEIATLKLKEVAHVKIR
- a CDS encoding nucleotidyltransferase family protein, whose amino-acid sequence is MDINTFYKHASGVIHNIRAVVIAGGRGTRLYPLTRNRAKCMLPINGKPLLEHVIRYLASYGFTEIVVTVGKKRKQIVEYFGDGSKLGVSLLYSLEKKALGTAGSFKNAEKLISNTTLVMQGDTLTDFNLNKIMSFHKKKKALATIAVTRAEDTKEYGVVGIDAYNRIIDFWEKPKESMGNLVNSGIYVLERDVLNLIPENTKFDFSGDLFPLLLKRRLPFYALEMEGYWFDIGTPENYKKAVEYAMRRYKVRKNINDRLLS
- a CDS encoding DUF5658 family protein, with translation MNHLIPALTILAAFSTGLAWYLTLYIIEAGYGYESNPFSYIIYEQPLLALARNLALVGIVGFVAYVYSKKTKLAYVPVLIISHVFFYDYVRDLTNLLLATRLFSIG
- a CDS encoding transposase family protein, with protein sequence MVNADGLILHRTGHEKGRKHDYAIFKENHPKIPSEVERYVDLGYKGVQRDFPEAKWVIPVKKRRKRKLTKGERRYNRKVARKRVRVEHVISKVKKFGIMGNRFRNRLKHYDDASDIVCGLVNFRTMRSKGFVL
- a CDS encoding tetratricopeptide repeat protein, which gives rise to MGRFLDRSDSREETSNNQSTNARGSEFAKKDLYKKGINLMASEKLHEAIHAFDLALRIDPSYVDAWIKKGYCHFHLDDYAQAIASYDKALEIDLNNAEAWNMKGLAYYKMKNYEKAIECAEKAIDINPNDGMAWYNKACYLSLTRKIDESLDALKRAIEIDISYAKKAVKDRDFENARGEIIFRRIIEVVVLEAIRVGYDVVGKMVWITGMDREDIEEAINNLLLKGLIIRREKRGLGFGKEESYTLTRELAEKIGVEKERPFGGRPREIAGPVLQLKDLSEHIARTKHAVEKGDLQSASTTISKLIEPREFGNILIENFFEEHRDLRVYHLRMKDKGQDYLNANKSNIMELLSNIEAKVNEKIRHSTIT